Below is a genomic region from Enoplosus armatus isolate fEnoArm2 chromosome 10, fEnoArm2.hap1, whole genome shotgun sequence.
caggaagttACTGACCACAGTCTCTTTGGTTTGGACCGCTATACAGGACAGATCAGAACACTTCGctcattcacagagacagacgaggcTGAGCATAAACTGCTCATACTGGTGAAAGACAATGGGAACGTTTCACTCTCAGCAACAGCTACTGTGATTGTCAAACTTGTGGAGCCCAAAGAGGCTTTTGCAGCTTCTGATGTCAAAAGTGCAacaaaggatgaggaggggacTGATGTGACTTTTTACCTGATGATAACTTTGGGCTCAGTTTCAGTACTTTTTCTCATCAGTATCATCGTGCTGATTGCAATGCAGTGCTCCAAAAGCACAGACTATACTTCTAAATATCTACAAGAGCCTAATTATGACGGGACACTGTGTCACAGCATCCAGTACAGATCTGGAGACAAACGGTACATGCTAGTTGGACCCAGAATGAGTATAGGATCTACTATAGTCCCGGGCAGCCATGCGAATACACTGGTGCTCCCTGACAGGAGGAGGGCATCTGGAGAGGTGAGTCATTGTTTATATTGGCTATATATGCTTATTTAAGGATTTCTTTTGTCATTACCGCCCTCAACCATGGTGCTGAAATCGGATTTTAACTGAACCCACATGAGGAACTTTCTCATTCAAAACACTTGAACATACATAGTACCAGTTAGTATAgataataaaatgcattatcacacacattcacagggtGGCAGTACCTTATCAGTATAACGCCTAATAGCGTCTCAGCGCAGGGGACACATGAGTCCGCCCCTACTGTCTGGTTAGACAACATTTAGCTCGCAGATTTGGAATAAGCACACGGTGactgttcttgtgttttgtaaaatacattccaagaagacaaaaatatatttcatgcTGCGATGGAGACACGCATCTAGACAAGTGGAGAATGATGGACGCGTTTGGATTCGTACTTTTAcctcaaaacatgaaacaaagagGATGGGAGACATGGCGAAAGCGACCACACTTGCTCGccgttttggttttggttttatttttcagagcTGCCTCGGCACAGTTGAGATACTCTATATCTGAAGAGCTCAAAGAGGGAAGTTTTGTTGGGAATATAGCTAAAGATTTGGGAATAGACCTGAATTTGATGAAGCAGAGGGGATTTCGTATTATGTCCGGCTCGACTGAACCTCTTTTCAAGGTAAATGAGAATGATGGGGTCCTTTATGCAAACCGTAaaatagacagagaggaagtATGTAAGGAGAGCAGTGTATGTTTAATTAACCTTAAAACTGTTCTCGAAAACCCACTCGAGGTACATTATGTCACCGTGGAGATAACAGATTTGAACGACCACTCTCCCACATTtccagaaaaaacaaagaggctAGAGATCTCAGAGTCTGCGCTGCCAGGGGCACGATATCAGTTGCAAAATGCCCACGACCCGGATGGTGGCACAAACTCCGTCCAGCAGTATAAAATCAGTCAGAATGACCATTTTCGTTTAGAGATTAAAGATCGGGGGAGAGATGGTAAAACTCCAATTCTACAATTACAGAGACAACTTGACAGAGAGGCCAAAAGAAGCCATAAATTAGTGTTGACAGCGGTAGATGGTGGAAATCCCCAAAAGACGGGCACAGTTGAAATATACATAGATGTACTAGATGTTAATGACAATATGCCAGTGTTCACCAAAGAAACATATTCAGCAGTGCTACAAGAGAACGCCCCAATCGGCACAACGGTCATCCAAGTTAACGCAACCGATTTGGACGACGGTCCCAATGGGGAAGTTGTTTATTCATTTGGCAGTGATGTAAAAGGTAAAATTCGAGAGCTGTTTGATATCGACTCTGTTACTGGAGAAATAATTGTGAAAGGCCGTGTAGACTTTGAGGATCAAGACAGCTATGACATTGACATACAGGCCTCGGATAAGGGAATCATTCCATTCAGAACAGATAAAAGTGTTATCATTAAAATTGGAGATACAAATGATAATCCTCCTGAGATAGAAGTGGCATCATTGTCAAGTGCTGTTTCAGAGGACTCTAGACCAGGAACAACCGTAGCGCTTATCAGCATTACTGACTTAGACTCCGGAATGAATGGCAAAATAATCAGTTATGTCGCCGAAGAAAGCCCTTTTACATTAACTCCATCAATACAAGATAACATGTTTGCTGTTGTCACTAAGTCAGGGCTTGACAGGGAACAACAAACCAGATATGATATTACAATAGTCGCTAAAGACGCAGGTGAACCAGCCTTAACATCCGAAAAGATTATAAACGTGTTTGTGTCAGATACGAATGATAACAGTCCCAAGTTTTCAGTGAGCCCCTACACTTTCTACATCATCGAAAATAACCCCCCAGGAgcatctgtgttttctgtaagaGCGTCCGATTGTGACGAGGGAGACAATGCGCTTATTTCGTATCACATTCTCCGGAATGCAGCTTATGAAAATAAAGTGACAACATTTCTTAACATCAACTCTGAAAATGGAGATATTTTAGCGCTAAaaagttttgactttgaaactCTGAAAACGTTCCAGTTCCAAGTTGTTGCCACAGATTCTGGAACTCCGTCACTAAGCAGCAACGTCACAGTGAACGTGTTCATTCTGGATCAGAACGACAACGCTCCAGTCATCCTGTATCCAGTCAGCTCTAACGGTTctgctgaaggtgtggaggagatTCCCCGCAATGTGAACGCAGGACACTTGGTGACTAAAGTCAGAGCCTATGACGCTGATATAGGATATAACGGCTGGTTACTGTTTTCACTGAAGGAAGTTACTGACCACAGTCTCTTTGGTTTGGACCGCTATACAGGACAGATCCGAACACTTCGctcattcacagagacagacgaggcTGAGCATAAACTGCTCATACTGGTGAAAGACAATGGGAACGTTTCACTCTCAGCAACAGCTACTGTGATTGTCAAACTTGTGGAGCCCAAAGAGGCTTTTGCAGCTTCTGATGTCAAAAGTGCAacaaaggatgaggaggggacTGATGTGACTTTTTACCTGATGATAACTTTGGGCTCAGTTTCAGTACTTTTTCTCATCAGTATCATCGTGTTGATTGCAATGCAGTGCTCCAAAAGCACAGACTATACTTCTAAATATCTACAAGAGCCTAATTATGACGGGACACTGTGTCACAGCATCCAGTACAGATCTGGAGACAAACGGTACATGCTAGTTGGACCCAGAATGAGTATAGGATCTACTATAGTCCCGGGCAGCCATGCGAATACTCTTATGGTCCCAGACAGGAGACGTG
It encodes:
- the LOC139291726 gene encoding protocadherin alpha-3-like translates to MKQRGWETWRKRPHLLAVLVLVLFFRAASAQLRYSISEELKEGSFVGNIAKDLGIDLNLMKQRGFRIMSGSTEPLFKVNENDGVLYANRKIDREEVCKESSVCLINLKTVLENPLEVHYVTVEITDLNDHSPTFPEKTKRLEISESALPGARYQLQNAHDPDGGTNSVQQYKISQNDHFRLEIKDRGRDGKTPILQLQRQLDREAKRSHKLVLTAVDGGNPQKTGTVEIYIDVLDVNDNMPVFTKETYSAVLQENAPIGTTVIQVNATDLDDGPNGEVVYSFGSDVKGKIRELFDIDSVTGEIIVKGRVDFEDQDSYDIDIQASDKGIIPFRTDKSVIIKIGDTNDNPPEIEVASLSSAVSEDSRPGTTVALISITDLDSGMNGKIISYVAEESPFTLTPSIQDNMFAVVTKSGLDREQQTRYDITIVAKDAGEPALTSEKIINVFVSDTNDNSPKFSVSPYTFYIIENNPPGASVFSVRASDCDEGDNALISYHILRNAAYENKVTTFLNINSENGDILALKSFDFETLKTFQFQVVATDSGTPSLSSNVTVNVFILDQNDNAPVILYPVSSNGSAEGVEEIPRNVNAGHLVTKVRAYDADIGYNGWLLFSLKEVTDHSLFGLDRYTGQIRTLRSFTETDEAEHKLLILVKDNGNVSLSATATVIVKLVEPKEAFAASDVKSATKDEEGTDVTFYLMITLGSVSVLFLISIIVLIAMQCSKSTDYTSKYLQEPNYDGTLCHSIQYRSGDKRYMLVGPRMSIGSTIVPGSHANTLMVPDRRRASEEVR